Proteins encoded together in one Raphanus sativus cultivar WK10039 unplaced genomic scaffold, ASM80110v3 Scaffold0712, whole genome shotgun sequence window:
- the LOC108849989 gene encoding LOW QUALITY PROTEIN: uncharacterized protein LOC108849989 (The sequence of the model RefSeq protein was modified relative to this genomic sequence to represent the inferred CDS: inserted 1 base in 1 codon; substituted 1 base at 1 genomic stop codon): protein MLTHFLGKKIVXEYXQRYDKFGSTICITAKCLDKKLRNRLFCRPNSAIAIQLLVHIILVIF, encoded by the exons ATGCTCACCCATTTCCTTGGTAAGAAAATAG TTGAATATTAGCAAAGATACGACAAGTTTGGTTCAACGATTTGCATAACTGCAAAATGTCTTGATAAGAAACTCCGCAATCGCCTTTTTTGTCGACCAAACTCCGCAATCGCTATTCAGTTATTAGTGCATATTATTCTTGTGATCTTTTGA
- the LOC108851712 gene encoding LOW QUALITY PROTEIN: uncharacterized protein LOC108851712 (The sequence of the model RefSeq protein was modified relative to this genomic sequence to represent the inferred CDS: deleted 1 base in 1 codon; substituted 1 base at 1 genomic stop codon), translating to MMASTPQLTLCTFSIHDGYNKQPRNRPRSKGRSFGPSLLGNKSGLLRASVIELRQRRQRXLVRKETGFLTRERSLNRKRRVFKVSCNKGLDFNGGGDNNGNNGRILGNLALAIGLTYLSMTGQLGWVLDAIVSVWLVVVIVPILGLGAFLWWAQRDIVQSSCPNCGNEFQIFKSSLDDEVQLCPFCTQPFSVADDKFVKEPVKFSNQTTAFGQDLNGFSSPPKKGKGFSTAVVDIEAEVTDAD from the exons ATGATGGCTTCGACTCCGCAGCTTACCCTTTGTACCTTCTCCATACACGATGGCTACAACAAGCAACCAAGAAACAGACCACGCTCCAAAGGACGGAGCTTTGGTCCTTCTCTGCTCGGAAACAAGTCGGGATTATTAAGAGCTAGCGTGATTGAGCTTCGTCAGAGACGG CAGCGATGATTGGTTCGGAAAGAAACTGGATTTCTAACAAGAGAGAGATCTCTAAATCGTAAAAGAAGAGTCTTTAAGGTTAGCTGTAACAAAGGTTTGGACTTTAACGGCGGCGGAGATAACAACGGGAACAACGGGAGGATCCTCGGGAACCTCGCTTTGGCTATTGGTTTGACTTATCTCTCTATGACTGGTCAGCTTGGTTGGGTTCTCGACGCTATTGTATCCGTCTGG CTGGTTGTGGTGATTGTTCCAATTTTGGGGTTGGGAGCTTTTCTTTGGTGGGCACAACGAGATATTGTCCAGAGTAGT TGTCCAAATTGCGGAAACGAGTTTCAGATATTCAA GTCATCGTTGGACGATGAAGTACAGCTTTGCCCTTTCTGCACTCAGCCATTCTCAG TTGCGGATGATAAGTTTGTTAAGGAACCAGTGAAATTTTCCAACCAAACTACTGCTTTCGGACAAGACCTGAATGGGTTTTCTTCTCCACCTAAGAAAG gaaaGGGTTTCTCAACAGCGGTAGTGGACATAGAAGCTGAAGTAACAGATGCAGACTGA
- the LOC108849424 gene encoding LOW QUALITY PROTEIN: NAC domain-containing protein 72 (The sequence of the model RefSeq protein was modified relative to this genomic sequence to represent the inferred CDS: inserted 1 base in 1 codon) has product MGVREMDPLAQLSLPPGFRFYPTDEELLVQYLCRKVAGYHFSLQVIGDIDLYKFDPWDLPSKALFGEKEWYFFSPRDRKYPNGSRPNRVAGSGYWKATGTDKIITSDGHRVGIKKALVFYAGKAPKGTKTNWIMHEYRLFEHSRSHGSSKLDDWVLCRIYKKTSGSQRQQAVAPVQXEHSTNGSSSSSSSHHEDVLDSFPEMKDRSFDLPRVNSLRTLLNGNFDWASLAGLNPIPELAPASSGYGGGGYDAFRAAEGEAESGLRNSQMNSSGLTQSFGYSSSGLSSGGFGPSGQTYEFRQ; this is encoded by the exons ATGGGTGTTAGAGAAATGGATCCGTTAGCCCAGTTGAGCTTACCACCGGGTTTCAGATTTTACCCGACAGATGAAGAGCTTCTTGTTCAGTATCTCTGTCGGAAAGTTGCAGGCTATCATTTCTCTCTCCAAGTCATCGGAGACATCGATCTCTACAAGTTCGATCCTTGGGATTTGCCAA GTAAGGCCTTGTTTGGGGAGAAGGAATGGTATTTCTTCAGCCCGAGAGACCGTAAATATCCAAACGGGTCGAGACCCAACAGAGTAGCCGGGTCGGGTTACTGGAAGGCGACGGGTACGGACAAAATCATCACGTCTGACGGCCACCGCGTCGGGATTAAAAAAGCTCTGGTTTTCTACGCGGGAAAAGcaccaaaaggcaccaaaacgAACTGGATCATGCACGAGTATCGCCTCTTCGAGCATTCTCGTAGCCACGGAAGCTCCAAG ttgGATGATTGGGTGTTGTGTCGAATCTACAAGAAGACGTCGGGGTCTCAGAGACAACAAGCCGTTGCTCCGGTTC CCGAACACAGCACGAACGGGTCGTCGTCCTCTTCGTCGTCGCACCACGAGGACGTTCTCGACTCGTTCCCGGAGATGAAGGATCGGTCTTTCGATCTTCCTCGGGTGAATTCGCTCAGGACGCTTCTCAACGGGAATTTCGACTGGGCTAGCTTAGCGGGTCTTAATCCCATCCCGGAGCTAGCTCCGGCGAGCAGCGGTTACGGAGGAGGAGGTTACGACGCGTTTCGAGCGGCGGAGGGAGAGGCGGAGAGCGGGTTGAGAAATTCGCAGATGAACTCGAGCGGGTTGACTCAGAGTTTCGGGTACAGCTCGAGCGGGTTGAGTAGTGGCGGGTTCGGACCTTCGGGTCAGACATATGAGTTTAGGCAATGA